One segment of Trichlorobacter ammonificans DNA contains the following:
- the mnmE gene encoding tRNA uridine-5-carboxymethylaminomethyl(34) synthesis GTPase MnmE, with the protein MYKDDTIAAVSTPPGEGGIGIVRVSGPQAETIGLGLFRFQRGTAFRSHVLHYGTVIDPATGLLIDEAMAVLMRAPRSYTCEDLLEIHCHGGMLVVEQVLAAALAGGARLADPGEFTRRAFVNGRIDLVQAEAVIDIIQARTDASLQLAQRQREGALSGRLAEIVRSLTRSLAMVEAYIDFPEEDIGEADAGGMRRAVVAALAEIEQLLARFEEGRILREGVSVLIVGKPNAGKSSLLNRLLNENRAIVTHIPGTTRDIIEETINLSGLAVRLLDTAGIRHTEDLVEREGINRALEKIPQADLVVFVVDGSRPFGEEDRFILDAIGSAPVVVARNKSDLPVVIELPPEMHRLPQVSMSAASGEGVDALRALIRSTFLRGEALDSREFVAISRARHRDALVSACAALRHALAESGGDLRLETLAIDLRESLFALGQVTGETTTDDLLDIIFSSFCIGK; encoded by the coding sequence ATGTATAAAGATGATACCATCGCTGCCGTCAGCACTCCGCCGGGAGAGGGGGGAATCGGCATCGTCCGGGTCAGCGGCCCTCAAGCCGAGACCATTGGTCTTGGCTTGTTCCGCTTCCAGCGCGGTACAGCCTTTCGCAGCCATGTTCTCCACTATGGGACGGTCATTGATCCGGCAACCGGTCTCCTGATCGACGAAGCCATGGCGGTGCTGATGCGGGCGCCCCGGTCCTATACCTGCGAAGACCTGTTGGAGATTCACTGTCACGGCGGTATGCTGGTGGTGGAGCAGGTTCTGGCGGCGGCCCTTGCCGGCGGTGCCCGGCTGGCCGATCCGGGGGAGTTTACCCGTCGTGCCTTTGTCAACGGTCGGATCGATCTGGTGCAGGCCGAGGCGGTCATTGATATCATTCAGGCCAGGACCGATGCCTCCCTGCAGCTGGCACAGCGGCAGCGTGAAGGTGCCCTGTCCGGCAGGTTGGCCGAGATCGTCCGGTCACTGACCCGCAGTCTGGCCATGGTCGAGGCCTACATTGACTTTCCGGAAGAGGATATTGGTGAGGCCGACGCCGGGGGGATGCGCCGGGCCGTTGTTGCTGCCCTCGCAGAAATTGAGCAGCTTCTGGCCCGGTTCGAAGAGGGCCGCATCCTGCGGGAAGGGGTTTCCGTATTGATCGTGGGCAAGCCCAATGCGGGGAAATCCAGTCTGTTGAACCGCCTGCTCAATGAGAACCGTGCCATCGTCACCCACATACCCGGTACCACCCGCGACATCATTGAGGAGACCATCAACCTCTCCGGTCTGGCAGTGCGGCTGCTGGACACTGCCGGCATCCGGCACACCGAGGACCTGGTGGAGCGGGAGGGGATCAACCGCGCTCTGGAGAAGATTCCCCAGGCTGACCTGGTGGTTTTTGTCGTCGATGGATCGCGTCCCTTTGGCGAAGAAGACCGGTTCATTCTCGACGCCATTGGCTCTGCGCCGGTCGTTGTTGCCCGCAACAAGAGCGATCTGCCGGTTGTTATTGAGCTTCCCCCGGAGATGCACCGGCTGCCCCAGGTGTCCATGTCTGCGGCCAGCGGGGAGGGGGTTGATGCCCTGCGCGCGTTGATCCGCTCCACGTTTCTCCGTGGTGAAGCCCTGGATAGCCGCGAGTTCGTTGCCATCTCCCGCGCCCGCCACCGCGACGCCCTGGTGTCGGCCTGTGCCGCTCTTCGGCATGCCCTTGCCGAGTCGGGTGGTGATCTTCGGCTGGAGACACTGGCTATTGATCTGCGTGAAAGCCTTTTCGCCCTCGGCCAGGTCACCGGTGAGACCACCACCGACGATCTGCTGGACATCATTTTTTCCTCGTTCTGCATCGGCAAGTAG
- a CDS encoding UvrD-helicase domain-containing protein: MDYIADLHIHSPYSRATSPESSLAGLAGWARVKGIQVIGTGDFTHPGWFRRLKEELEPAEPGLFRLKDEATAVSPLAGVTPAAGPVRFLLSAEISSIYKRHGVVRKVHNLLYVPDFASAERINAKLAGIGNIESDGRPILGLDSRDLLEILLEQAPDGFLVPAHIWTPWFSLFGSRSGFDRIEDCFGDLTDHIFALETGLSSDPDMNRLISALDRFALISNSDCHSPSRLGREANLFSTELSFYSLRDALRSNRRDTFRGTVEFFPEEGKYHADGHRNCQVCLEPPESRRLNLACPVCGKPLTVGVQHRVMELADRNEPQYRPEAPGFFSLIPLPEVLGEIAGAGPASKGVMELYSRTIARFGSEFNLLLQASLDEIRQASPVLGEAVARMRDGRVIRKPGFDGEYGVIRVFGEGEAEQLAGQGTLFGDVVPPRRGRKAKREALPLLPRDPAPAVAPAPIGSGPNPEQAAAIAARGRHILVTAGPGTGKTYTLTQRIATLLAAGQAPERMAAITFTVRAADEMRDRLAATAGAAGTHLFVGTFHQFCLQWLRRSAPELLVVGPDGRERLLKRLIPGQTASDRSRLVEEVATHCVAPSQEPPDSVRRYLSELVRLNAIDLDAVIPEFVRQLQQRDELREQVCSSLDHLFVDELQDLNANQFELVRILAGQVRVFAIGDPDQAIYGFRGSDPACFFRFADLPGVERIALTRNYRCPVRIVTAATAVVSRNCRTEALPLVAVSDRQGIMEHHRAPTPAAEAEFVVRRIEELLGGIEHFSLNSGRGGDGGRGRGLSFGDIAILYRLGRQADELETALARRGIPCQRVGAVPFYLSPHLRPVYYFMQAAAGSKLIDDWLQLAGSLPGIGATSLTRMEAALPLEGDFPATVATLELPDSAVRALSELDRLLSRFRTTAVTTGVAFSLGDALHLLSVEAHGDSVQRLLELAGSFGTDLAGFAGHLRRYADATVYDSRAEAVALMTLHAAKGLEFPVVFLTGAEEGLLPCSLWSSADVEEERRLFYVGLTRAKEHLLLTSSEQRSWVGVSPRPASRFLAEIPESLLTTADHTPDRRRRTPQRSAQMELF, encoded by the coding sequence ATGGACTATATTGCCGACCTGCATATCCATTCCCCCTATTCGCGAGCAACCAGTCCGGAAAGCAGTCTGGCCGGCCTGGCCGGCTGGGCGCGGGTCAAGGGGATCCAGGTGATCGGCACCGGCGACTTTACCCACCCCGGCTGGTTCCGTCGCCTCAAGGAGGAGCTGGAGCCTGCCGAGCCGGGACTGTTCCGGTTGAAGGACGAGGCGACGGCGGTATCCCCCCTTGCCGGTGTGACGCCAGCGGCAGGGCCGGTGCGCTTTCTCCTCTCCGCCGAGATCAGCAGCATTTACAAACGCCACGGCGTGGTGCGCAAGGTTCACAACCTGTTGTACGTGCCGGACTTCGCCTCGGCGGAACGGATAAACGCCAAGCTGGCCGGTATCGGCAACATCGAATCGGACGGCCGTCCCATCCTGGGGCTGGACAGCCGCGACCTGCTGGAGATCCTGCTGGAACAGGCGCCGGACGGTTTCTTGGTGCCGGCCCATATCTGGACCCCCTGGTTTTCCCTGTTCGGCTCCCGTTCCGGGTTTGACCGGATTGAAGACTGTTTCGGCGATCTCACCGACCATATTTTTGCCCTGGAGACCGGACTCTCCTCTGACCCGGACATGAACCGGCTGATCTCGGCCCTGGACCGTTTTGCCCTCATCTCCAACTCCGACTGTCACTCCCCCTCCCGGCTGGGTCGGGAGGCCAACCTCTTTTCCACGGAGCTGAGCTTTTATTCGTTGCGGGATGCGCTGCGCAGCAATCGGCGCGACACCTTCCGCGGCACGGTGGAGTTTTTCCCGGAAGAGGGGAAGTACCATGCCGACGGCCACCGGAACTGTCAGGTCTGCCTCGAGCCTCCGGAGAGCCGGCGCCTGAATCTGGCCTGTCCGGTCTGCGGCAAGCCGCTGACCGTGGGGGTGCAGCACCGGGTGATGGAGTTGGCGGACCGGAACGAGCCACAGTATCGCCCGGAGGCTCCTGGGTTTTTCAGCCTGATCCCCCTGCCGGAGGTGCTGGGTGAAATTGCCGGAGCCGGGCCTGCCTCCAAGGGGGTGATGGAGCTGTATAGCCGCACCATTGCCCGGTTCGGTTCCGAGTTCAACCTGTTGTTGCAGGCCTCGCTCGATGAGATCAGGCAGGCCTCGCCGGTCCTGGGTGAGGCGGTGGCCCGTATGCGGGACGGACGGGTTATCCGCAAGCCGGGTTTTGACGGCGAGTACGGCGTGATCCGGGTCTTCGGGGAAGGGGAGGCAGAGCAACTGGCAGGTCAGGGCACCCTGTTCGGCGACGTTGTGCCGCCACGCCGAGGCCGAAAGGCAAAGCGTGAAGCACTCCCGCTGCTGCCCCGCGACCCGGCACCGGCAGTTGCGCCGGCTCCGATCGGCAGCGGACCAAACCCGGAGCAGGCGGCCGCCATCGCTGCTAGGGGCCGGCACATCCTGGTAACCGCCGGACCCGGCACCGGCAAGACCTACACCCTGACCCAGCGCATTGCAACGCTGCTGGCGGCGGGGCAGGCGCCGGAGCGTATGGCGGCCATCACCTTTACCGTACGGGCTGCCGATGAGATGCGCGACCGTCTGGCGGCAACGGCCGGCGCTGCCGGGACGCACCTGTTCGTGGGGACCTTCCACCAGTTCTGTCTCCAGTGGCTCCGCCGCTCTGCACCTGAACTGCTGGTGGTTGGTCCCGATGGACGGGAGCGGCTGCTCAAGCGGCTCATTCCGGGTCAGACCGCCTCCGACCGCTCCCGACTTGTTGAAGAGGTGGCCACCCATTGCGTCGCTCCCAGCCAGGAGCCGCCGGATTCGGTCCGGCGCTACCTGTCCGAACTGGTCCGGCTGAACGCCATTGACCTTGATGCCGTTATTCCGGAGTTCGTCCGGCAGCTGCAGCAACGGGACGAACTCCGGGAACAGGTGTGCAGTTCACTGGATCATCTGTTTGTGGATGAGCTTCAGGACCTGAACGCCAATCAGTTCGAACTGGTGCGAATACTGGCAGGGCAGGTCCGTGTGTTTGCCATCGGCGATCCCGACCAGGCGATCTACGGCTTCCGGGGGAGCGATCCGGCCTGCTTTTTCCGCTTTGCCGACCTGCCGGGAGTGGAGCGGATCGCGCTCACCCGCAATTATCGCTGCCCGGTCCGCATCGTGACCGCAGCCACAGCGGTCGTCAGTCGTAACTGCCGGACCGAAGCACTGCCGCTGGTTGCCGTCTCTGATCGGCAGGGGATCATGGAGCACCACAGGGCGCCGACGCCGGCCGCCGAGGCCGAGTTTGTGGTGCGCCGCATTGAAGAGCTGCTGGGCGGAATCGAACACTTTTCCCTGAACAGCGGCCGTGGTGGCGACGGTGGCAGGGGCAGGGGGCTCAGCTTCGGCGATATCGCCATACTGTACCGGCTTGGCAGGCAGGCTGACGAACTCGAAACGGCCCTGGCGCGCCGGGGCATACCCTGTCAGCGTGTTGGCGCGGTGCCGTTCTACCTGTCCCCGCACCTCAGGCCGGTCTATTACTTCATGCAGGCTGCCGCCGGCTCGAAACTGATCGACGACTGGCTGCAACTCGCCGGCTCTCTACCGGGTATCGGCGCCACCAGTTTGACCAGGATGGAAGCGGCACTCCCCCTGGAGGGTGATTTTCCGGCCACGGTTGCCACACTGGAGTTGCCTGACAGTGCTGTACGTGCGCTGTCGGAACTTGACCGGCTGCTGAGCCGCTTCAGAACCACTGCCGTCACTACCGGCGTTGCCTTCTCGCTGGGTGACGCTTTGCACCTGCTCTCCGTAGAAGCTCATGGCGACAGCGTGCAACGGCTGCTGGAACTGGCGGGCAGTTTCGGTACCGACTTGGCCGGTTTTGCCGGCCATCTGCGCCGTTACGCCGATGCCACGGTCTATGACTCCCGAGCAGAAGCAGTGGCGCTGATGACCCTCCATGCCGCCAAAGGGCTGGAGTTTCCGGTGGTCTTTCTGACCGGCGCCGAAGAGGGACTTCTGCCCTGTTCGCTCTGGTCCAGCGCGGACGTCGAGGAGGAACGGCGTCTGTTTTACGTCGGGCTCACCCGTGCCAAGGAGCACCTGTTGCTGACCTCGTCAGAGCAGCGTTCCTGGGTTGGAGTGTCTCCGCGACCGGCATCCCGTTTTCTTGCCGAAATTCCGGAGTCATTGCTGACGACTGCCGACCATACCCCCGATAGGCGTCGTCGCACTCCTCAACGTTCAGCCCAGATGGAACTGTTCTGA